The Shinella zoogloeoides genome contains the following window.
AGGCCGGCGCCGGCCTGTTCCTTGCGGCTGTCCTCCGTCAGCCCGCCCGCAATGGCGAGCTTGCCGGCAAGGTCCGGATGGGCGCGCAGAACGCCAAGCTGCTCTTGCGCGCTGGACTTGCGGAAGGCGTCCGTCAGCGCGGCATGCACGCCCGCCGCCGTCAGGGGCTGCGGGACCGCGCCGGCATCGAGCGCCCGTTCGGCGATGAAGGGCGAATGCTCGAAGACGCCGCCGAAGCGGTCGAGGAAATCGGTCCGGTCGATCATGCGCTCTTGCCCTTCGTCGGATGGTAGTTCTCGATCCAGTGGCGCGCGATGTCGATACGGCGCGGGATCCAGACCTTCTCATGGCCGAGCACGTAATCGACGAAGCGGGCGAGCGCGGCGACGCGGCCCGGGCGGCCGACGAGGCGGCAGTGAAGGCCGATATTCAGCATCTTCGGGCTGCCTTCCTTGCCTTCCTGGTAGAGCACGTCGAAAGCGTCCTTCAGATAGTTGAAGAACTGGTCGCCGGCATTGAAGCCCTGCGGCGTCGCGAAACGCATGTCGTTCGTTTCGAGCGTGTAGGGGATGATCAGGAAGGGCTCGCCATCGATGCCCGGCACGAAATAGGGCAGGTCGTCGGCATAGGAATCGGAAGAATAGACGAAGCCGCCCTCCTCCATGACGAGGCGCAGCGTGTTGTCCGAGGGCTTGCCCTGGTACATGCCGAGCGGATGCGAGCCGGTGAGTTCCTTGTGCAGGCGCACGGCCTCACGGATGTGCTCGCGTTCCTTCTCCTCGGAATAGTCCTTGTATTCCAGCCAGCGGTAGCCGTGGCTGGCGATTTCCCAGCCGGCTTCCTTCATGGCGGCGA
Protein-coding sequences here:
- the uraD gene encoding 2-oxo-4-hydroxy-4-carboxy-5-ureidoimidazoline decarboxylase — encoded protein: MIDRTDFLDRFGGVFEHSPFIAERALDAGAVPQPLTAAGVHAALTDAFRKSSAQEQLGVLRAHPDLAGKLAIAGGLTEDSRKEQAGAGLDRLSPDEHARFTAFNTGYTEKFGFPFIIAVKGLDKSDILAAFETRIGNTADEEFETAKAQVERIALLRLNALLPGD
- the puuE gene encoding allantoinase PuuE produces the protein MTDKTYPRDLIGYGRTPPQVRWPGDANIAVQFVVNYEEGGESCILDGDAASENLLSEIVGAQPWPGQRNLNMESIYEYGSRAGFWRLHRLFTSRNVTTTVYGVTLAMARNPEAVAAMKEAGWEIASHGYRWLEYKDYSEEKEREHIREAVRLHKELTGSHPLGMYQGKPSDNTLRLVMEEGGFVYSSDSYADDLPYFVPGIDGEPFLIIPYTLETNDMRFATPQGFNAGDQFFNYLKDAFDVLYQEGKEGSPKMLNIGLHCRLVGRPGRVAALARFVDYVLGHEKVWIPRRIDIARHWIENYHPTKGKSA